One Cryobacterium psychrophilum DNA segment encodes these proteins:
- a CDS encoding urease accessory protein UreF — protein MLSATTIAMMLADARLPVGGHVHSAGLEPALASGMDPSLVPAYILGRARSVTLVEAGTAVVARHVSLGGETDDLAHVDRAWAARTPSAAVRDVSRSLARGYLRLALRLWPANAAIEACAGADVPFSRPVVVGVIAAAAHLDAPALVRLVAYDDAQTVAAAMLKLEPLDPIVPPGWVLDACAAVEEFVDTISALTIPDAIPALGAPESEGWVEAHSRSTKRLFRA, from the coding sequence GTGCTATCAGCGACGACGATCGCGATGATGCTCGCGGATGCGCGCTTACCGGTCGGTGGGCATGTGCACTCGGCCGGGCTCGAGCCAGCACTGGCCTCGGGGATGGACCCCTCGCTGGTGCCCGCCTACATTTTGGGCCGGGCACGGAGCGTCACCCTCGTGGAGGCGGGCACCGCAGTCGTTGCCCGGCACGTATCTCTAGGTGGTGAAACGGATGATCTCGCTCACGTCGACCGGGCGTGGGCGGCGCGCACACCCAGTGCAGCCGTGCGAGACGTCTCGCGGTCACTCGCACGCGGCTACCTCCGGCTTGCCTTGCGATTGTGGCCGGCAAATGCGGCGATCGAAGCCTGTGCGGGTGCAGATGTGCCGTTTTCCCGCCCGGTGGTTGTCGGCGTGATTGCCGCTGCCGCCCACCTCGACGCACCCGCCCTCGTCAGACTCGTCGCCTACGACGACGCACAGACCGTTGCGGCCGCAATGCTCAAGCTAGAGCCGCTCGACCCCATCGTGCCGCCTGGCTGGGTTCTTGATGCCTGCGCTGCTGTGGAAGAATTCGTAGACACGATCTCCGCACTCACCATTCCCGACGCCATCCCGGCACTGGGCGCTCCCGAATCCGAGGGCTGGGTTGAGGCCCACTCTCGATCAACGAAAAGGTTATTCCGTGCCTAA